A stretch of Heterodontus francisci isolate sHetFra1 chromosome 1, sHetFra1.hap1, whole genome shotgun sequence DNA encodes these proteins:
- the LOC137359973 gene encoding THAP domain-containing protein 1-like isoform X1 codes for MVLSCSAYGCKNRYDKDRGVSFHRFPLKRPELCKKWLAAVRRRNFTPTRNSNLCSEHFTLDCFRKNCNNKILEENAVPSIFCFTQLNPQSKNLEMASDQPCAAEEIAEESELKQAHGVLTVYDHSYSVGDARLQKKKIQQLEEQNEKLKKKLKFLQQKSRRQEQRLQRMKKLLQELNTREILAHQSCVLLHDTLYEVIKV; via the exons ATGGTGTTGTCGTGCTCTGCCTATGGCTGCAAAAATCGGTACGACAAGGACCGGGGCGTTTCCTTCCACAG GTTCCCCTTGAAACGACCGGAGCTCTGTAAGAAGTGGCTAGCTGCAGTAAGGAGACGTAATTTTACACCCACCAGAAACAGCAATCTTTGCTCAGAACATTTTACATTGGACTGTTTCagaaagaactgtaacaacaaaatTCTGGAAGAAAATGCTGTGCCATCCATATTCTGCTTTACCCAACTAAATCCACAGTCAAAG AATTTGGAAATGGCAAGTGACCAACCTTGTGCagcagaagaaatagcagaggaatCCGAATTGAAGCAAGCGCATGGTGTGCTAACTGTTTACGATCACAGCTACAGTGTAGGAGATGCACGTTTACAAAAGAAAAAGATTCAGCAGTTGGAAGAACAGAATGAGAAGCTGAAGAAGAAACTGAAATTCTTACAGCAGAAGTCTCGGCGCCAAGAGCAACGATTACAGAGAATGAAGAAGTTATTACAGGAACTTAATACCCGAGAGATATTAGCACATCAGAGCTGCGTGTTGTTACATGATACTTTGTATGAAGTGATTAAAGTTTAA
- the LOC137359973 gene encoding THAP domain-containing protein 1-like isoform X2, translating to MVLSCSAYGCKNRYDKDRGVSFHRKNCNNKILEENAVPSIFCFTQLNPQSKNLEMASDQPCAAEEIAEESELKQAHGVLTVYDHSYSVGDARLQKKKIQQLEEQNEKLKKKLKFLQQKSRRQEQRLQRMKKLLQELNTREILAHQSCVLLHDTLYEVIKV from the exons ATGGTGTTGTCGTGCTCTGCCTATGGCTGCAAAAATCGGTACGACAAGGACCGGGGCGTTTCCTTCCACAG aaagaactgtaacaacaaaatTCTGGAAGAAAATGCTGTGCCATCCATATTCTGCTTTACCCAACTAAATCCACAGTCAAAG AATTTGGAAATGGCAAGTGACCAACCTTGTGCagcagaagaaatagcagaggaatCCGAATTGAAGCAAGCGCATGGTGTGCTAACTGTTTACGATCACAGCTACAGTGTAGGAGATGCACGTTTACAAAAGAAAAAGATTCAGCAGTTGGAAGAACAGAATGAGAAGCTGAAGAAGAAACTGAAATTCTTACAGCAGAAGTCTCGGCGCCAAGAGCAACGATTACAGAGAATGAAGAAGTTATTACAGGAACTTAATACCCGAGAGATATTAGCACATCAGAGCTGCGTGTTGTTACATGATACTTTGTATGAAGTGATTAAAGTTTAA